ACAAGCTAGGGAAGTATGTACCACCGAGGGGGCAACCTCTGGGGATTGTGCGGCGGCTTGGGATGCTGTGGAGGAGTTACAAGCTGAGGCTTCTCACCAACAACAAGGAGAGAAAAAGAAAAATTCTTTAGAGCAATATTGTGAAGATAATCCTGATGCGGCTGAGTGTCGTATCTATGACGACTAATTGTTCAATTTGTTGTTTAATAAAAGCAAGGGGTGGGGTTATCCCACCTCTTTTTGTGGTTAAATATATTTTTTTATTATGGAAGATACGTTATTAAGGGCTTTAGTTTGGACTAACTATAAGTTATTTTTAGTTTTTTGTTTATTTTTTCCTCTTGTTTTATCTGTTTGGAGTTTGTTTTCTAATATTCCTTCTATTCAGCGGTTATTATTGATTTTTTGGCGGGTGGCTAGTTTATTGGCGATCGCCATTTATTTGTTTATTCCTGTGTGGCAATGGGGATATTTAGCTTGGTTTATAGGACATATTTTAATTGTCATTAGTCTTTGGTTTTGGGTGGATATTAACGATGAAATTCAAGATTTACCAAAAAGCCCCTTGCGTTTACTACTCACTTCGTGGCGCTGGGCAACTTCTATTTATGGTATCCTAGGTGCGATCGCCTTTACTCCTTTTTTAAAATGTACTTTCTCCGAAGATGCCGCGGTAGAAAAGGTTTGTCGAGCATGGTTAGAAGCCCCATGGCACTATAAAAGTTGGTTTCACCCCAACGCTACCACAGGATTTTTAGGGTTTTTAGGTATGTCTGGTTTAATTATTTATGGCATTTATTTACTATACTTCCTTGCCTTCCGTCTCATTCGACAAGGTAGAATTGCCATTGAACAATAGTAGGAGGTAGGTTATAGCTTGTTAGTTATCCATTGTCCATTCTTTCAAAGACTAAACATATTATCCTAAAATCAAGTAAGCCAATAATTTTTGATGAATAATCTACTCTTAAAAATAGAAGAATATACCAAGGAAAATCCACAATGGCTGGTAATTGTAAAAGCAGAAGAAAATGGGCAAAATTTAGAAATTATGACCTTTAGGGGGTTTTCTAGTAGTTTGACAGGGGCTACGGAATATGACCCTGATTTGCCTGTTTTATCATCTTCTGGGATAATTTTATCCGTTGACTTGCTCCAAGCCCCTTATAACCCCGTCAATCCCTTATATATTGAACAAAATTTGACCCCTGCACAATTTGAAGCAAACTTTTTGTCTTAAAAATTGATCATGACAGAAACCATTATCCCCATAGATGACTTAATCACAGCCGTAGAAAAAGCCGATTCAGCCCCCAAATTGTTTTTAGCAGTCAGTAACTTAGCTAAAGTGCGATCGCCCCTAGCCATTCCCACCCTCATCGAAGTATTGGGATACAATAATCCAGGCGCCGCCGTAGCCGCCACAGAAGGCTTAATTGCCATCGGCAAACCCGCCGTCACATCCCTCCTCGAAAACGTTGACGACTACAACTACGGAGCAAGGGCATGGGCTATTAGAGTCTTTGCAGGAATCGGCGACCCCCGCGCCCTACAATTATTGTTAAAAGCCGCCAGTAGTGACTTTTCCCTGAGCGTGAGAAGGGCTGCCACCAAAGGACTAGGGAGCATCACATGGTCAGAAATTCCCCCCGAAAACCGACCCCAAGCCCAACAAAAAGTATTAGATACCCTTCTCATTACCGCCCAAGATGGAGAATGGGTGGTACGTTATGCTACCGTTGTTTCCTTAGGAAATCTATATCAGGCCGTAGATAACCAAAACATGAAACATATCATTCAAAAAACCCTGATTAACCTCAAAGAAGATGACGAAGAAATAGCCATTCAAACTCGCTCAACATTAGCTCTTCGACATCTTACTTAAACTTTTGTGACAAACAGATTAAACTTCTAAACCCTATATTTTATAAA
The nucleotide sequence above comes from Cyanobacterium stanieri LEGE 03274. Encoded proteins:
- a CDS encoding Calvin cycle protein CP12, with product MSNIQDKIQEELKQAREVCTTEGATSGDCAAAWDAVEELQAEASHQQQGEKKKNSLEQYCEDNPDAAECRIYDD
- a CDS encoding DUF3177 family protein, whose translation is MEDTLLRALVWTNYKLFLVFCLFFPLVLSVWSLFSNIPSIQRLLLIFWRVASLLAIAIYLFIPVWQWGYLAWFIGHILIVISLWFWVDINDEIQDLPKSPLRLLLTSWRWATSIYGILGAIAFTPFLKCTFSEDAAVEKVCRAWLEAPWHYKSWFHPNATTGFLGFLGMSGLIIYGIYLLYFLAFRLIRQGRIAIEQ
- a CDS encoding HEAT repeat domain-containing protein; its protein translation is MTETIIPIDDLITAVEKADSAPKLFLAVSNLAKVRSPLAIPTLIEVLGYNNPGAAVAATEGLIAIGKPAVTSLLENVDDYNYGARAWAIRVFAGIGDPRALQLLLKAASSDFSLSVRRAATKGLGSITWSEIPPENRPQAQQKVLDTLLITAQDGEWVVRYATVVSLGNLYQAVDNQNMKHIIQKTLINLKEDDEEIAIQTRSTLALRHLT